The following are encoded together in the Ranitomeya imitator isolate aRanImi1 chromosome 4, aRanImi1.pri, whole genome shotgun sequence genome:
- the LOC138676273 gene encoding uncharacterized protein produces MMDLSMESFYFNLDFSFKIFLPCAFAWEQDRNRQRWRRRQRRRFWRHPIIEVRESCGAYHTLYAELNANPEKFQDYTRMSQELFRDLLSRVEGSIRRQDTRLRRAIPPEERLLVTLRFLATGESLSSLHFQYHLGISTLSGIVVDTCRALWNVLREEFIPVPTVDMWREISDKFLNVCDFPNCLGAVDGKHIRIIKPDLSFFNYKKYFSIVLMAIADAECRFIAVDIGAFGRGNDSQTFKSSDMGRRVYGNNFNFPTPQPLPNTQGPPLPFVMVGDEAFQMCENLLKPYSSRDLDHTRRIFNYRLTRARRTVECTFGILVAKWRILATAINLKVETVDKVVKACVVLHNYLIAKERPHIELDEPVSHPLPDFQHHPMRSTAVVGLMRDQFAAYFVSDIGRVSWQDNVV; encoded by the exons atgatggatctttccatggagagcttttattttaacctggatttcagcttcaagattttcctgccctgtgcttttgcttgggagcaagaccgaaaccgccaaagatggagaaggagacagcgtaggcgtttttggaggcaccccatcattgaagtgcgtgagagctgtggagcctatcacacgctctatgcggagctgaatgccaacccggagaaattccaggattacacgagaatgtcacaagaattgttccgggatttgctgtctcgtgtcgaaggatccatacggcgacaggacacacggctccgtagagcgattccacccgaggaacgtctgctagtgacattacg atttcttgccacaggagagagtttatcttccctccacttccaataccaccttggaatatcaaccctgtccggaatcgttgtggacacctgtcgtgcgttatggaatgtactccgtgaagagtttataccagtacccaccgtggacatgtggcgtgaaatttctgataaatttttgaacgtgtgtgatttccccaactgtttaggggcggtggatggaaagcacatccgcattatcaaacctgatctgagtttttttaactacaaaaaatatttttcgatagttctcatggcaatagcggatgcggagtgtcgcttcatcgccgtggacattggagcttttggccgtggcaatgattcccagacttttaagagctcggatatgggccgtcgtgtgtatggcaacaattttaattttcccactccacagcctctccccaacactcaaggcccaccgctgccatttgttatggttggggatgaggccttccagatgtgtgaaaatctcctgaagccatattctagtagggacttggaccacactagaaggatcttcaactacagactgaccagggccagaagaacagtagagtgcacctttggcattctggttgctaaatggcgcattcttgcaacagccataaatctaaaagtggaaacagtggacaaggtggtcaaagcctgtgtggttctacacaattacctcattgctaaggagcgaccccacattgaacttgatgaaccagtttcacacccactgcctgattttcagcatcacccgatgcggtcaactgcagtcgttggtcttatgcgggaccaatttgcggcctattttgtttccgatattggacgggtgtcatggcaggacaatgttgtgtaa